A stretch of the Drosophila sulfurigaster albostrigata strain 15112-1811.04 chromosome 2L, ASM2355843v2, whole genome shotgun sequence genome encodes the following:
- the LOC133838162 gene encoding lysosome-associated membrane glycoprotein 1: MFRHKILFCTALLLLSSSVFSQSQSFSLKNADLPVANDNAKETIAPETTITPKITTTSTTFEPSPTTTTTKTTTTVAPPTTTTSAPNTTTAAPVTTTTPKPQPAPPAVGTWNCSCIMLTMAAQLNFTYETKSGNKTQGLYNIPSRASMDHCYCDSQTTQSMQLHWGPDVSPQILVLQLEKKNQTVALTLLKVDMTVPSDDFPDAKENQTIQLIHVSQNTDFKTPEKMSYHCTRAQQLNMTETIDGSGAIGYISVSHVQVEAFRTSNTTGFSTVHDCDSSETSDVVPIAVGIALAALIVVVLISYLCARRRSTSRGYMSF, encoded by the exons ATGTTTAGACATAAAATCCTATTCTGCACTGCATTGCTCCTATTGAGCAGCTCTG TCTTTTCGCAATCGCAGTCTTTTAGCCTGAAGAATGCTGATCTCCCCGTGGCGAATGATAACGCAAAAGAAACAATTGCACCCGAGACAACTATCACGCCAAAAATTACTACAACGTCCACAACTTTTGAACCGTCacctactactactacaacaaaaacaaccacaACTGTTGCACCGCCGACTACTACTACTTCGGCCCCGAACACAACGACCGCAGCTCCAGTGACGACCACCACCCCCAAACCACAGCCAGCCCCTCCAGCGGTGGGCACATGGAACTGCTCATGCATTATGCTCACCATGGCCGCTCAATTGAACTTTACCTACGAGACGAAGA GCGGCAACAAGACCCAAGGATTGTACAACATCCCCAGCCGTGCCTCAATGGATCACTGCTATTGCGACAGCCAGACCACTCAGTCCATGCAACTCCATTGGGGTCCCGACGTCTCTCCACAAATTTTGGTATTGCAATTGGAAAAGAAGAATCAAACTGTTGCTCTCACTTTGCTCAAGGTGGACATGACGGTGCCTTCTGACGATTTCCCCGATGCAAAGG AGAATCAAACTATTCAGTTGATTCACGTGAGCCAGAACACGGACTTCAAGACGCCCGAGAAGATGTCCTATCACTGCACTCGCGCCCAGCAGCTCAACATGACGGAGACAATTGACGGAAGTGGCGCCATTGGCTACATCAGTGTCAGCCATGTGCAAGTTGAGGCATTCCGCACATCCAACACTACCGGTTTCTCGACGGTTCACGATTGCGATAGCTCCGAGACCTCCGACGTTGTGCCCATTGCTGTGGGCATTGCCCTAGCTGCATTGATAGTCGTCGTTCTAATTTCGTATCTGTGCGCGCGTCGTCGTTCCACCTCGCGCGGCTACATGagcttttaa